The genomic interval GCAATTCTTTATATAAATTCCGCAACACATACGTCTTATACAGCTCTAGCTTTCGACGCTCTACCGGATGATGCTTAATCCCCATCTTCTTTAATTCCGCAATAAACCAACCTTTTGAATATTGATAAGCCATTTCTATTCCTCCTCTAGCATTTAGAACAACATATGCTAGAGAAACTAGATACATGCTTATTTTTTCATTAAATCTAGTAATAATTGATACATTTCGGGTCCTGTTTTAAATGGGCGCTTCTGCTCCATCTTCGCGCGATACGTCGAAGACTCCTTCAATAAATGATCAAGCGTTGACTCAAATTGTTCAAAACTCAAGTTTTCCTCTTGAATCACTTGACAAAATCCTTGTTTTTCAAAGCTCGCCGCATTTAAAATTTGATCGCCGCGAGAAGCATTTGCACTTAGTGGAATCAGCAGCATCGGTTTTTGTAAGCCAAGAAACTCAAAAATTGAATTAGATCCTGCACGTGAAACAACAACATCTGCCGCTGCTAATAAGTCGAATAGCTCCTCGTGCACATATTCAAACGGAGCATATCCTGGCTGCTTCAATGACTCCTCAACATTTCCTTTACCGCAAATGTGAATGATTTGGTAATGGCGAAGCAACTCCTCAAGATGCTTTGTAATCAAATGATTAATGCGGACAGCACCTAAGCTCCCGCCCATAATGAGCAAGACTGGCTTATTACTAGTAAAACCACAAAAGCGCTTTCCTTTTTCTCCATTTCCCGCAAAAATACCATCGCGCAATACAGCGCCGATATATAACGCTTTTTCTTTCGGCAAATGGGCATTAGACTCTTCAAACGTTGTAAAAATTCTTGAAGCAAATGGCATCGCGATTTTATTCGCTAAACCTGGTGTGTAATCGGATTCATGAATAAAAATCGGAATTTTAAGCATTTTAGCTGCAAGCACAACTGGAACAGACACAAATCCCCCTTTAGAGAAAATAAAATCTGGTCGTGTTTTCTTTAAAATTCGACGTGCATCAAAGATTCCTTTAATTACACGAAATGGGTCTTTTAAATTTTCAACCGATAAATATCTGCGCAGTTTTCCAACAGATACCGTTTCATAACGAATATTAGGGAATTCTTTTTCAATAATCGTTTTTTCAATCCCTTTTTCAGAGCCAATATACGTAATATCCCAATCATTTTTAATAAATTCAGGAATAATTGCTGTATTTACAGATACATGTCCAGCCGAACCTCCGCCGGTAAACACGATTTTTTTTGTCAATGTTTTCACCTTCCAACCAAAAGAACTTACCTTCCATAATACCACACCTGAACCATTCACCAACTAAAAAGAAAAATCAAATTCTTTTCATTTCCATGACAGACGTATGATATAATTTTTCCATTGTGGAAAATTTGAACTAGAGGTACATCAATGAATCAAACATTTAATAAAACAGCAAAAGTTCGCCAATTATTTCACCTATTAATTCCAATTCTCATTACTCAGCTTGGATTATATGCAATGACTTTTTTTGACATTATGATGTCTGGACAATATCATACCGTAGATGTTGCAGGTGTCTCTATTGGAAGTTCTTTATGGACACCGGTTTATATGGGTTTAGGGGGCGTGCTCATTGCGTTGACCCCTGTTGTTTCACAATTGGTCGGCTCTAAACGGACAAACTCTGTTCCCTTTTCTGTTATACAAGCCCTTTATTTATCCGTTGCTATTGCATTATCGGTTTTAACTGTCGGTACATTTACGGTTAATCCCATTTTAAATATGATGGATCTAGAGGCAAATGTTCATCAAATTGCTCATGACTATCTTGTGGCACTTTCATTTGGAATCATTCCCTTGTTTATTTATGATACATTGCGTGCTTTCATTGATGCACTTGGAAAAACAAGAGTATCGATGCTTATTACACTCGGAGCCTTACCAATTAATATTTTATTAAATTATATGCTTATTTACGGGAAATTGGGACTTCCGGAATTAGGAGGTGTTGGTTCTGGATACGCAACTGCGGTTACGTATTGGATCATAGCTATTGTGGCCATTATCGTCGTCATACGCATTCATCCATTTGCCGTCTATAACGTATTTCAAAAGTTTTACCGCATTTCATGGAAAGAATGGAGCTCATTCTTAAAGATTGGAATTCCGATTGGTCTCGCTGTGTTTTTTGAAACAAGCATTTTTTCTGCTGTAACCTTACTGATGAGTGAATATGATACCGTGACCATTGCCTCTCATCAAATCGCTATGAATTTTGCTTCACTGTTATATATGATACCATTAAGTATTTCAATGGCTTTAACGATTGTTATTGGCTTTGAAGTAGGCGCAAAACGCTTGAAAGATGCTCGTGAATATAGTCTTATTGGAATTACGATGGCTTTATCCATGGCTTTACTTTGTGCAACCGTGCTGTTCTTTTTCCGAGAATCAGTTGCCTCTATTTATACACAAGATCAAACCGTTATAACGCTTACGACTCACTTCTTACTATATGCAATGTTCTTCCAAATATCAGATGCTCTTCAAGCTCCAATTCAAGGGATTTTACGAGGATACAAAGATGTCACCATTACCTTCTTCATGTCTCTTCTCTCTTATTGGATACTTGGATTACCCATTGGTTACACACTCGCTAACTTTTTCGATATGGGACCTGATGGTTACTGGATTGGATTAATTGCGGGATTAGCGATTGGGGCAATTGGCCTCGCTACAAGACTAAGGTTCATTCAACGAACGAATGTCCTTCAAAAAGCTTCCTAAAAATAACCTCTTCTTCAAGCAATAGATCAGAATCATTGCTTGAAGAAGAGGTATTTTTTAACATAGTCAAATCTATAAACGATGAACATTCCGCCCATCTTGTGCATAACATATTTTGCATAAGTAACTATTTTATTGACGAAAAGAGGAATTCAATATGTTTCCCTTCAGCAGCCTTTTCTCATCTTCCAAAAATCAAAACAGCTTCTTAAAAAACTTGCAGCAAAACGATGTTCAATCCTTTATCGAGAAAGTTTTCACAGAAGTGATGCCCAACAATATGCAAGACGTGATGAATCAAGGAGCTGTTAAAGCAAAAGAGAGCGGGACCCGCACAGCAGAAAATCCACTACAAGCAAATGTACTAGAAACCCATTCATTTATCTATATTCGAATTCCGATTCAAGATGAAAGCTGGCTTAAACAAATGAAAATTTACCATACTTCCAACCAATCGATAATCCATGATATCCCAAACGAAGGAGATAAGCATAACATCCCCTTACCGGCTCTTGTCCGAAAAAAAGGAACATTCGTTCAATATAAAGACAATATATTAGAAATCCGATTTCAAAAGCATTCCGATTTGAACTACTCGGAAATAGATATTTCAGAACTATAACAACCCCCAAACTATCAAGCTGTTTGGGGGTCTCGATTCTTATAATCTAGCAATCTTATTTTCCAATAAACATTTGTGTCCAGTAGTTACCTGAAGCTACATAGCCTACTCCAATATGAGTAAAGCTTGAATTCATAATATTTTCACGGTGTCCTTGGCTATCCATCCAAGCTTGTACAACTTGCTCAGGTGTTGTTTGACCTTGAGCAATGTTTTCACCAGCTGATTTATAGTTAATACCAAATGATTTCATCATATCAAATGGTGAACCGTACGTTGGGCTATTATGATCAAAGTAGTTTTTATCTTTCATATCTTGAGATTTAGCACGAGCAACTTTGCTTAACTCTGTATCTAATGTAAGTGGAGCTAACCCTTGTTTTGCACGTTCAGCGTTTGTTAATTCTACTACTTTCTTTTCAAAAGCACTTACTGAAGTATTTGTTTCAGCTGCTGTTGATTTGTTTGTGTCAGCAGTAGCATTATTGTTTGTTGTTGGCTGTTGTGTTGTTGGTTTTTGTACTTGTTGTTGTGTTGGTGCTTGTTGTTTTGCTTGTGTTGGCTGTTGCGCTTGTTGTGTTGGTGTTGATTGTTTTACTGGTGCTTGAATTACGTTTCCTTGTACTTTAATACCATACTTAGCAAAGTATTGTTGAATGAACTTTTGTGCATCTTCCTGTGATGTTACTTTATATGTGAACTGTTTAGTAGGTTGACAATTTACTTGTGCTGCTTCTGCTTGATTGAATCCAGCTCCTGAGAACATGACTGCGGCTGCGGCTACTGTTGATAGAATTAATTTCTTTTTCATTTGTATTTCCTCCTAGTCAATCTGTTGTTTGGCTTTCTGGAATCATCATATCATGGCTTTTTTGTAACAATACGACCAGCCATTTCCAAAAGATTAACAGATCAAAAGGAAAGAGCATTAAATGATTTCTCTCCTGCTCTTAAACGATGCAACCCCTTAGTAATACTACCATTTAAATGTTTTTTTCATTTTTATTCTCTCGTTCTCTATTTCTCTGTCAATGGTAGTTTTTCTTGTCTTATTCCATAACCTTCTAAAAAATCAATATTGACACTTTTCTATTCCCCAGCTTTTTGTAACATTCTTTACTATAATGTTACAAAGTTACGAGAAAAATTACTATTTTACAATTACCGTAACAAAAAAGATCTAGTATTATACCAGACCCTTTACTTTATTCTTCTCTTATTTAATTCTTTGCTCCAATTACAAATTCTCGTTTTGGCATTGTATGCAAGTTTCGTGCGGTTACATGGGCATATACATAATATGTTCCTTCTTCTTTAAATGTTTTTTCAAGCTTATACACGCCATCTTGACTATGCTTGACAGGAATCGTTTCACTTTCCTCCTCGTCTTCACGCCAAATTTCAAAGCTTACCTCGTCGGCATCTGTAACGATTTCATCTCCATATGTTACTTTTGCTTGAAAGATAACCGTTTCATTCACTTTTGCTAGTTCAGGAGTTATCTCTAATTCTACATGTAACATCTTTGGAAGCTGCTCCTCTTCTTCCTTGCCGCATCCAACTAAGACAATAAGAACAGTTAAAAATAAAACGATTATTTTTCTCATTCGTCATGCCCCCTGCTTTAGTCTACAACCACTCACTTTGAATCATTGGAAATATTACATACACTTTCGTACCAACAGCCTCTTCACTTTCTATCTTTAGTTCACCTTTTTGTAATTCTACTAGTTTCTTAACGATAGCTAATCCTAGCCCCGAACCACCGTCTGAACGACTTCTTGCCTTATTCACACGATAAAAACGATTCGTAATATAAGGAAGATCTTGTTGTGGAATACCTCTGCCTGTATCAGCAATGCTTAACTCACATGTTTCTTTATTCTGCTTTAATATAATAGAAATAACTCCACCTGCATTCGTGTAGTGCATCGCATTATCCAATACATTCTGAAGAATTTGTTCAAGTTTTCGCTCTTCCCCCATAATAATAGGATCTGGATCTAACTCGATTTGCAACTGTAGCTGCTTGTCCTGAATCACTTGTTCATACTTTCCCACAAAATCCTCTATAAACTGAGCAAAAGCAATCGGGGATTCCTGTAACATAACTTGCTTACGATCCATTTTTGTTAACTCCATTAAATCACCAACGAGATGCTGCATCCTCAATGTTTCCCTCGAAATCAGTTGAAGATATTTTCTTTCTTCCTCTTTATCCTTAATAACACCATCAAGAATGGCTTGTGTATAGCCCTTTATATAACTTAATGGGGTTCGTAGTTCATGTGAGACATTTTCAAGAAACTCTCTTTTTCTTTCTTCTTCTAAATGAATCGATTGGGCCATTTTATTAAAAGCATGGCCAAGCTGACCTACTTCATCATCACTTGTAACTTGAACTTGTATCGAATAATCACCGTTAGATACTTGATGTGCTGCTACTTCCATATCACGAATCGGATGAATCAGCTTCTTTAACCATTTTGTTGTCAGCAGCATAACCATGAGCATAAATAAAATCGCAGCCACAATCCATTTAACTGCAAACTCATGAATTAAATCGGTAATCGAGTTAACAGGAATATAGGTATAAATAATTCCTTCTAATCGGTCTCCATCGGTTAGCGGAATAATGGCCGCTACTATATTTTTTTCAAATCGTTCTTCATAGCCTTCTTTTTCAATGGGCTTTCCTTCAAGAAGCATTTGTCGCTCTTCTTCAGAAATCAACGTATTATAATCAATATCAAACGGCAAACACGCACTTAATTCCCGGGGATTATTCACAACGAACGTTTCACTTTCATTTTTGCTATTAAACCATTCAATATTTCGCTTATACTCTTCCGTAATCTTACCTCCTGCATAATCAGCAGCGAGTAAAGAAGCTTCATAAATAAGATCACTCTTTACCTTCTCAACATATAAATTTTTATAATAATATTGTGATAGAGAATACGCAAAGACAACAGATAGAATAACGGCACTCATAATGGTGAACCAGAGCTTAAATGATAAAGATTTGATTTTACGCAAAATGCTCATCTCCCATTTTATAACCAATTCCCCATACCGTTTGAATATAGTCCGCTTCCTTTAACTTCATTCTTAATGTTTTAATATGAGTGTCCACTGTTCGTAAAGAACTACCATAGCTCCCCTCCCATACATGTTCTAGTAATTGCTCCCGACTGAGTGCTTGATTTTTATGCCGCATCAAAAAAAGCAACAAGTCAAATTCCTTTAAGGTTACATTAATCAGTTGGCCATTAATTGTCACCGTTCTTGCTTTCTGATTCACTTCAATTTTCCCCAGCCTCACCACATCTTGCTCCGTGTATAATGTTGCTTTCTTACCTGTTCTTCTTAACACTGCTTCTACTCTAGCCATTAATTCACCTGGATTAAATGGCTTAACAACATAATCATCTCCTCCAAGCTTGAGTCCTTTCACTTTATCCCACTCTTCTCCTTTAGCACTAACAAAAATAATCGGTACATCAGATTTTCGCCGCAGCTGTTCACAAACTAAAAAGCCATCTCTTTGCGGCATCATTATATCTAATAAGATTAAGTCTACTGTTGCGTGTTCCAAACAGCGAATAGCCTCTTCTCCATCTTGTGCTTGAAGGCAGTGATATCCAGAATTGAGTAAATACATTTCTATCAAGGT from Peribacillus asahii carries:
- a CDS encoding YflJ family protein, with product MAYQYSKGWFIAELKKMGIKHHPVERRKLELYKTYVLRNLYKELQK
- a CDS encoding undecaprenyldiphospho-muramoylpentapeptide beta-N-acetylglucosaminyltransferase, whose product is MTKKIVFTGGGSAGHVSVNTAIIPEFIKNDWDITYIGSEKGIEKTIIEKEFPNIRYETVSVGKLRRYLSVENLKDPFRVIKGIFDARRILKKTRPDFIFSKGGFVSVPVVLAAKMLKIPIFIHESDYTPGLANKIAMPFASRIFTTFEESNAHLPKEKALYIGAVLRDGIFAGNGEKGKRFCGFTSNKPVLLIMGGSLGAVRINHLITKHLEELLRHYQIIHICGKGNVEESLKQPGYAPFEYVHEELFDLLAAADVVVSRAGSNSIFEFLGLQKPMLLIPLSANASRGDQILNAASFEKQGFCQVIQEENLSFEQFESTLDHLLKESSTYRAKMEQKRPFKTGPEMYQLLLDLMKK
- a CDS encoding MATE family efflux transporter, translated to MNQTFNKTAKVRQLFHLLIPILITQLGLYAMTFFDIMMSGQYHTVDVAGVSIGSSLWTPVYMGLGGVLIALTPVVSQLVGSKRTNSVPFSVIQALYLSVAIALSVLTVGTFTVNPILNMMDLEANVHQIAHDYLVALSFGIIPLFIYDTLRAFIDALGKTRVSMLITLGALPINILLNYMLIYGKLGLPELGGVGSGYATAVTYWIIAIVAIIVVIRIHPFAVYNVFQKFYRISWKEWSSFLKIGIPIGLAVFFETSIFSAVTLLMSEYDTVTIASHQIAMNFASLLYMIPLSISMALTIVIGFEVGAKRLKDAREYSLIGITMALSMALLCATVLFFFRESVASIYTQDQTVITLTTHFLLYAMFFQISDALQAPIQGILRGYKDVTITFFMSLLSYWILGLPIGYTLANFFDMGPDGYWIGLIAGLAIGAIGLATRLRFIQRTNVLQKAS
- a CDS encoding Hsp20/alpha crystallin family protein, producing the protein MFPFSSLFSSSKNQNSFLKNLQQNDVQSFIEKVFTEVMPNNMQDVMNQGAVKAKESGTRTAENPLQANVLETHSFIYIRIPIQDESWLKQMKIYHTSNQSIIHDIPNEGDKHNIPLPALVRKKGTFVQYKDNILEIRFQKHSDLNYSEIDISEL
- a CDS encoding CAP domain-containing protein, coding for MKKKLILSTVAAAAVMFSGAGFNQAEAAQVNCQPTKQFTYKVTSQEDAQKFIQQYFAKYGIKVQGNVIQAPVKQSTPTQQAQQPTQAKQQAPTQQQVQKPTTQQPTTNNNATADTNKSTAAETNTSVSAFEKKVVELTNAERAKQGLAPLTLDTELSKVARAKSQDMKDKNYFDHNSPTYGSPFDMMKSFGINYKSAGENIAQGQTTPEQVVQAWMDSQGHRENIMNSSFTHIGVGYVASGNYWTQMFIGK
- a CDS encoding FixH family protein, which encodes MRKIIVLFLTVLIVLVGCGKEEEEQLPKMLHVELEITPELAKVNETVIFQAKVTYGDEIVTDADEVSFEIWREDEEESETIPVKHSQDGVYKLEKTFKEEGTYYVYAHVTARNLHTMPKREFVIGAKN
- a CDS encoding sensor histidine kinase, which produces MRKIKSLSFKLWFTIMSAVILSVVFAYSLSQYYYKNLYVEKVKSDLIYEASLLAADYAGGKITEEYKRNIEWFNSKNESETFVVNNPRELSACLPFDIDYNTLISEEERQMLLEGKPIEKEGYEERFEKNIVAAIIPLTDGDRLEGIIYTYIPVNSITDLIHEFAVKWIVAAILFMLMVMLLTTKWLKKLIHPIRDMEVAAHQVSNGDYSIQVQVTSDDEVGQLGHAFNKMAQSIHLEEERKREFLENVSHELRTPLSYIKGYTQAILDGVIKDKEEERKYLQLISRETLRMQHLVGDLMELTKMDRKQVMLQESPIAFAQFIEDFVGKYEQVIQDKQLQLQIELDPDPIIMGEERKLEQILQNVLDNAMHYTNAGGVISIILKQNKETCELSIADTGRGIPQQDLPYITNRFYRVNKARSRSDGGSGLGLAIVKKLVELQKGELKIESEEAVGTKVYVIFPMIQSEWL
- a CDS encoding response regulator transcription factor codes for the protein MSDYTILVVDDEKDMRTLIEMYLLNSGYHCLQAQDGEEAIRCLEHATVDLILLDIMMPQRDGFLVCEQLRRKSDVPIIFVSAKGEEWDKVKGLKLGGDDYVVKPFNPGELMARVEAVLRRTGKKATLYTEQDVVRLGKIEVNQKARTVTINGQLINVTLKEFDLLLFLMRHKNQALSREQLLEHVWEGSYGSSLRTVDTHIKTLRMKLKEADYIQTVWGIGYKMGDEHFA